In a genomic window of Lycium ferocissimum isolate CSIRO_LF1 chromosome 9, AGI_CSIRO_Lferr_CH_V1, whole genome shotgun sequence:
- the LOC132030335 gene encoding homeobox-leucine zipper protein HAT4-like, with product MMVEKEDLGLSLSLSFPNNNKNTTNNHQLNLIPSSSPFNLMHKTSWTDSLFPSSDRNSEACRVETRTFLKGIDVNRLPATAEADEEAGVSSPNSTISSISGNKRSERETNNCEEHEMGRASMSDEEDGETSRKKLRLSKDQSAVLEESFKEHNTLNPKQKLALAKRLGLRPRQVEVWFQNRRARTKLKQTEVDCEFLKRCCENLTEENRRLQKEVQELRALKLSPQFYMQMTPPTTLTMCPSCERVGPPPNSSSSGPTPTALVQAQPRPMPFNLWANALHPRS from the exons atgatggTGGAAAAAGAAGATTTGGGGTTGAGCCTTAGCCTCAGTTTTCCAAATAATAACAAGAATACAACCAATAATCATCAGCTAAATCTCATCCCTTCATCTTCACCTTTTAATCTTATGCACAAAACTTCTTGGACTGATTCCTTATTCCCTTCTTCAG aTCGAAACTCTGAGGCATGCAGAGTGGAGACGAGGACTTTCCTTAAGGGAATCGACGTGAACCGGCTGCCGGCGACGGCTGAAGCCGATGAGGAAGCCGGCGTGTCGTCGCCGAACAGTACTATTTCAAGTATTAGTGGAAATAAGAGAAGTGAAAGAGAAACAAATAACTGTGAAGAACATGAAATGGGAAGGGCTTCTATGAGTGATGAAGAAGATGGAGAAACTTCTAGAAAGAAACTAAGGCTTTCTAAAGACCAATCTGCTGTTCTTGAAGAAAGTTTCAAAGAACACAACACCCTCAATCCT AAACAAAAGTTGGCTTTGGCTAAAAGACTGGGATTGAGGCCTAGGCAAGTTGAGGTGTGGTTTCAGAACAGAAGGGCAAG GACAAAGTTGAAGCAAACAGAAGTTGACTGTGAGTTCTTGAAGAGATGTTGTGAGAATCTGACAGAGGAAAACAGGAGATTACAGAAGGAAGTTCAGGAGTTGAGGGCACTCAAGCTTTCCCCTCAATTCTACATGCAAATGACCCCTCCCACCACCCTCACCATGTGCCCTTCATGTGAACGTGTTGGGCCCCCACCAAACTCATCCTCATCTGGGCCCACACCAACAGCTCTGGTCCAGGCCCAACCCAGGCCCATGCCATTTAACCTATGGGCCAATGCACTGCACCCAAGATCATGA